The Dendropsophus ebraccatus isolate aDenEbr1 chromosome 3, aDenEbr1.pat, whole genome shotgun sequence genome includes a region encoding these proteins:
- the SMIM15 gene encoding small integral membrane protein 15 has translation MIDVKAWAEYIVEWAAKDPYGFLTTVILALTPLFLASAVLSWKLAKMIEAKEREQKKKQKRQENIAKAKRTKKD, from the coding sequence ATGATTGACGTAAAGGCTTGGGCGGAGTACATAGTAGAATGGGCTGCCAAAGACCCATACGGCTTTCTTACGACTGTGATCCTGGCACTTACTCCGCTTTTCCTAGCGAGTGCAGTGCTCTCGTGGAAGCTGGCAAAAATGATCGAGGCCAAAGAACGAGAGCAGAAAAAGAAGCAGAAACGTCAGGAAAACATTGCAAAAGCCAAGAGGACAAAAAAAGACTGA